GTAAAGCCCTTCAGGTGCCCCGGCACAAGTTCAATAATCTTCTGATATTCCTTCGCAAGATTCCAGGAAAGTGCGATCTCAATCAGATCTATACCTGAGAATGATGGAGCAAGCTCATCGATCTCTGCTTTATAGCGTGTCTCTTCAATAACACGCGTAATCTCAGGCAGCTCCATATTCAGCATGCGCATGTAGTCTTCACGGGGAATGAGTTTTGATCTCCTCACCCGCATACGAGTGCATGTATAGATATAGGGAGCAGGGCCTGTTGTATTCACAGCAGCCATTTCTGCAACCCTCCTTTAGCCAAAAAGGGCCTCTGATGCGTCTTTCAGACTGTCTTCCCAGACCTCTGAGAGATAGGCATTGTAGCTGAAATCCAGCTGCAACTGCCCGTCTGCACTCTCTGCAATGACGCCACCCGATATGTCCTTTATTCCTGCCAGTGAAAAACCTTTAAGCGTTTTAAGCTCTGAAAGAGCTGCCTCAACTGCTGCTGAATCACGTTCATTGCAGTAGAATAGACCTTCACCAAGTTCCTTTGCCGCGGCCTTACACAGCTCACGGACAGCCTTGGAGTGGAAATCTGCGGGAAGTTCATTGATTGCCCTGACAGTTTTCTCATAGGTCTCATCTAA
The sequence above is a segment of the Methanoplanus limicola DSM 2279 genome. Coding sequences within it:
- a CDS encoding V-type ATP synthase subunit E family protein, encoding MALDAVVSEIKAKGEKEAAAIIAEGKAEADKILAEANEEVISIKKAAESESDRQSALIVTREVAAANLSVKRGILNAEKDLLDETYEKTVRAINELPADFHSKAVRELCKAAAKELGEGLFYCNERDSAAVEAALSELKTLKGFSLAGIKDISGGVIAESADGQLQLDFSYNAYLSEVWEDSLKDASEALFG